A stretch of Plesiomonas shigelloides DNA encodes these proteins:
- a CDS encoding thioesterase family protein: MPSPYLSVAQARDFIGQIFMQDMPFNRLLDMQLTQNDADLVEIRVPMRDELIGNPHHRILHGGVTAAILDVVGGILAATSALTQGEQLTEALLAERLGKVGTIDLRIDYLRPGRGQMLIATGHLIRAGNKVAVTRMELHNEHGTHIAFGTGTYLVG; this comes from the coding sequence ATGCCATCCCCCTACCTTTCTGTGGCTCAAGCGCGGGATTTTATCGGCCAGATCTTCATGCAGGACATGCCCTTTAACCGCCTGCTGGATATGCAGCTGACACAAAATGATGCAGATTTAGTCGAGATCCGCGTCCCGATGCGCGATGAGCTGATTGGCAATCCGCACCACCGGATCTTGCACGGCGGCGTGACCGCCGCCATTTTGGATGTGGTCGGCGGCATCTTAGCCGCCACCTCAGCCCTGACCCAAGGTGAGCAGCTGACCGAGGCTCTGTTGGCCGAGCGCCTCGGTAAAGTCGGTACCATCGATTTGCGTATCGACTACCTGCGCCCCGGCCGTGGCCAGATGCTGATCGCTACCGGCCACCTGATCCGCGCCGGTAACAAAGTGGCAGTCACCCGTATGGAGCTGCACAACGAGCACGGCACCCATATCGCGTTCGGGACCGGCACCTATCTGGTGGGATGA
- the recQ gene encoding ATP-dependent DNA helicase RecQ — MSVAEVSPAPSAAAQVLRDVFGYQSFRPGQAAIIERALHGRDNLVIMPTGGGKSLCYQVPALLLPGLTLVISPLISLMKDQVDQLRANGVAAACLNSTLSREEQLQVMQDARSGVLKLLYVSPERLLTGGLQQQLAQWPLSLLAVDEAHCISQWGHDFRPEYRALGEIKQRFPQLPVMALTATADDTTRQDIVRHLALTDYDLHLGSFDRPNIRYTLVEKFKPAEQLLRYVQEQRGKSGIIYCNSRTKVEDTAQRLKARGLSAAAYHAGLTTERRSDVQEAFQRDDLQIVVATVAFGMGINKPNVRFVVHFDIPRNIESYYQETGRAGRDGLPAEAVLFFDPADMVWLRRMLEEKEPGPVRDVETHKLNAMGAFAEAQTCRRLVLLNYFGESRQEPCGNCDICLDPPKRYDGLEDAQKALSCIYRVGQRFGLGYVVEVLRGAQSQRIRDHGHDKLSVYGVGRDHSHEHWVSVLRQLIHLGFVTQNIALHSALQLTEAARPLLRGEVSLQLAQPRVTLGKLRSSAKTLLSHYDRQLFAKLRKLRKSIADEEGIPPYVVFNDATLQEMAEQMPTTARDMLSVNGVGQRKLERFGSPFLHLIREHIDTE, encoded by the coding sequence GTGTCAGTGGCGGAAGTTTCTCCAGCTCCTTCAGCGGCCGCGCAGGTTCTGCGCGACGTGTTCGGTTATCAGTCGTTCCGGCCTGGGCAGGCGGCGATCATCGAACGGGCGCTGCACGGCCGTGACAATCTGGTCATCATGCCGACCGGTGGCGGTAAATCGCTGTGTTATCAGGTGCCGGCGCTGTTATTGCCCGGTCTGACCTTGGTGATTTCTCCGCTCATCTCGCTGATGAAAGATCAGGTCGACCAATTGCGCGCTAATGGCGTGGCCGCCGCCTGTCTGAATTCCACCTTAAGCCGCGAAGAGCAACTGCAAGTAATGCAAGATGCGCGCAGCGGCGTGCTCAAATTGCTGTATGTTTCACCGGAGCGCTTATTAACCGGCGGCTTGCAACAGCAGTTGGCGCAGTGGCCTCTCTCGTTATTGGCGGTGGATGAGGCGCACTGTATCTCGCAGTGGGGACACGATTTTCGCCCAGAATACCGCGCGCTCGGCGAGATCAAACAGCGCTTTCCACAACTGCCAGTGATGGCGCTGACCGCCACAGCCGATGACACCACCCGCCAAGATATCGTGCGCCATCTGGCGCTCACCGATTACGATCTGCATCTGGGCAGCTTTGACCGCCCCAATATTCGCTACACGTTGGTGGAAAAATTCAAACCGGCCGAGCAGCTGCTGCGCTATGTGCAAGAGCAGCGCGGTAAAAGCGGCATTATCTACTGTAATAGCCGCACCAAGGTGGAAGATACCGCCCAGCGTCTGAAAGCCCGTGGCTTGAGCGCCGCGGCGTATCACGCCGGATTAACCACCGAGCGGCGCAGTGATGTGCAAGAGGCTTTTCAGCGCGATGATTTACAGATAGTGGTCGCTACGGTGGCGTTCGGCATGGGGATCAACAAGCCGAACGTGCGCTTTGTGGTGCACTTTGATATTCCGCGCAACATCGAATCCTACTATCAAGAAACGGGCCGTGCTGGCCGTGATGGTTTACCGGCCGAAGCGGTATTGTTCTTCGACCCAGCCGATATGGTGTGGCTGCGCCGGATGCTGGAAGAAAAAGAGCCCGGACCGGTGCGGGATGTGGAAACCCACAAGCTCAATGCCATGGGCGCATTTGCCGAAGCGCAAACGTGTCGCCGTCTGGTACTGCTGAACTATTTTGGCGAGAGCCGCCAAGAGCCGTGCGGTAACTGCGATATCTGCCTTGATCCGCCCAAGCGTTATGATGGCTTGGAGGATGCGCAAAAGGCGCTATCGTGCATTTATCGGGTCGGCCAGCGTTTTGGTTTGGGCTACGTGGTGGAAGTGCTGCGCGGGGCGCAGAGTCAGCGGATCCGCGATCATGGTCATGACAAGCTTTCGGTGTACGGAGTCGGGCGTGACCACAGCCATGAACATTGGGTCAGTGTGCTACGTCAACTGATCCACTTAGGCTTTGTCACCCAGAATATTGCTCTGCATTCCGCCTTACAGCTGACCGAAGCGGCCAGACCGTTGCTGCGCGGGGAAGTCAGTTTGCAATTGGCGCAGCCACGCGTCACCTTAGGCAAACTGCGTAGCAGCGCCAAGACACTGTTGAGCCATTATGATCGTCAGCTGTTTGCCAAGCTGCGTAAGCTGCGCAAATCCATCGCCGATGAAGAAGGGATCCCGCCGTATGTGGTGTTTAACGATGCCACTTTGCAGGAAATGGCTGAGCAAATGCCCACTACTGCGCGCGATATGTTGAGCGTTAACGGTGTTGGTCAGCGTAAACTGGAGCGCTTTGGCTCACCGTTCTTACACCTGATCCGCGAGCATATTGATACCGAATAG
- the pldA gene encoding phospholipase A, with product MSGMRGWLSAGLVLSSALGSASVLAQETDLDAGTAVPASEATASESVASAASRPNYAGRIANLLERHDTPFLLIPYDTNYILYTYTDRLNKDMYANRGYDADDLRKDNIKFQLSFAFPIWRGAFGHNSVIAAAYTQKSVWQATNFSISAPFLETNYEPRIFTAWSTDYNLAGWSFKELEFGFVHQSNGRGYDYFDEQDEKHDTSRSWNRIYARVMAQRGNWMVDLEPWVRVDSDKNDDNPDIVDYLGHYRLQVGYKAGDSVYSMEGRYNWDSDKGSVQLGWSYPLTPSVRFYTQLFTGYGQTMIDYNYRQTSFGIGVMLNDIM from the coding sequence ATGTCAGGTATGCGGGGATGGCTGAGTGCAGGACTGGTACTGAGCAGTGCGTTAGGCAGTGCCAGTGTGCTGGCTCAGGAAACGGATTTAGATGCTGGCACAGCGGTACCGGCCAGTGAAGCAACGGCGAGTGAGTCAGTAGCGAGCGCGGCGAGTCGGCCCAATTATGCCGGTCGGATTGCAAATTTGCTGGAGCGCCATGACACGCCATTTTTGCTGATCCCGTATGACACCAATTACATCCTGTACACCTATACCGATCGTCTCAACAAAGACATGTATGCCAACCGTGGCTACGATGCGGATGACCTGCGTAAAGACAACATCAAATTCCAGCTCAGCTTTGCCTTCCCGATTTGGCGGGGCGCGTTTGGTCATAACTCGGTGATTGCCGCTGCCTATACTCAAAAATCGGTGTGGCAAGCGACGAATTTCTCGATTTCTGCGCCGTTCTTGGAAACCAATTACGAGCCGCGCATCTTTACCGCGTGGAGCACCGATTACAATCTGGCCGGCTGGAGCTTTAAAGAGCTGGAGTTCGGTTTCGTGCACCAGTCGAATGGTCGTGGCTACGATTATTTCGATGAGCAGGACGAAAAGCACGACACCTCACGCAGCTGGAACCGCATTTATGCGCGCGTCATGGCGCAGCGCGGTAACTGGATGGTTGATTTAGAGCCGTGGGTGCGGGTGGACTCGGATAAAAACGATGACAACCCCGATATCGTCGATTACCTCGGCCACTACCGTCTGCAAGTGGGCTATAAAGCCGGTGACAGCGTCTACAGCATGGAAGGGCGCTACAACTGGGATTCCGACAAAGGCAGCGTACAGCTAGGCTGGAGCTATCCACTGACGCCAAGCGTGCGCTTCTACACCCAGCTGTTCACCGGTTACGGTCAAACCATGATTGATTACAACTACCGCCAGACCTCGTTCGGGATTGGCGTGATGTTGAATGACATCATGTAA
- a CDS encoding methyl-accepting chemotaxis protein yields MSLRDLNIGKKLFLSFSLLCLIIIGIGGLSLTLFQRMNAETLEVTDNTVPSLMLVSEASILISDFRRYELGYLLVINDANRQEYLNKLLELKQDASNELQKYASYVSGADDQEAYQRVTNKWAQYLNIHNQFISALHAGDINQAKQILLTSGSSTIFELDDLIANLMKINRDYSVENRTSALSIYSMVKLNVGIALLVAIGLVILLATVLTRQIRDPLLVILDQAHQIARGDLQRGALCNFLDAGKASQDEIGQLAFAIREMKDNLSGLVSEISSSVSQLSTAVEEVSAIAEQSSHGMQQQQSEVSQLATAMNEMQSTVQEVSRNTTDAASAAQQASDASDSGSKVVQDAIGSIERVAGEIEHSGQVVQQLEQDSASISVVLDVIRNIADQTNLLALNAAIEAARAGEQGRGFAVVADEVRTLAQRTQDSTAEIHKIIEVLQSRAAEAGQAMQVSRQQMHTSVEQARNAGATIEQINQAVVRISDMNTQIASATEQQSSVTDELNRSIVTIHNASDEVAQGANQTAQACAELSQLAIHLQQVTNRFAV; encoded by the coding sequence ATGTCATTACGTGACTTAAATATCGGTAAAAAGCTGTTCTTATCCTTTTCCTTGCTCTGTCTGATTATTATCGGGATTGGGGGCTTATCACTGACACTGTTTCAACGCATGAACGCCGAAACGTTGGAAGTGACTGATAATACAGTACCTAGTCTGATGCTAGTGTCCGAAGCATCGATCCTGATTAGCGACTTTCGTCGTTACGAACTGGGCTATTTACTGGTTATTAATGACGCAAACCGTCAAGAGTATCTGAATAAATTGCTGGAGCTGAAACAAGATGCCAGTAATGAGTTGCAAAAATACGCCAGCTATGTATCAGGTGCCGATGATCAAGAGGCTTATCAGCGCGTCACCAATAAATGGGCGCAATATCTGAACATCCACAATCAGTTTATTTCCGCATTGCATGCAGGCGATATCAATCAAGCTAAGCAAATATTATTGACCTCCGGTAGTTCGACCATTTTTGAGCTGGATGATTTAATCGCCAACTTGATGAAAATTAACCGTGATTACAGTGTGGAAAATCGCACCTCTGCACTCTCTATTTATTCGATGGTAAAACTGAACGTCGGCATTGCGCTATTGGTGGCCATCGGTCTGGTGATATTACTGGCGACAGTGTTGACCCGTCAGATCCGCGATCCATTATTAGTCATTCTGGATCAAGCCCATCAAATTGCCCGCGGTGATTTACAACGTGGGGCGCTGTGTAATTTCCTCGACGCCGGTAAAGCCTCACAAGATGAAATCGGTCAGCTGGCCTTTGCCATTCGCGAGATGAAAGACAATTTGAGTGGCTTGGTGAGCGAGATATCCTCCTCGGTTTCCCAGCTCAGTACTGCGGTGGAGGAAGTGAGCGCCATTGCCGAGCAATCGTCACACGGTATGCAACAGCAGCAATCAGAGGTTTCGCAGCTGGCCACGGCGATGAACGAGATGCAATCCACGGTACAGGAAGTGTCGCGCAATACCACCGATGCCGCCAGCGCCGCCCAGCAAGCATCTGATGCCTCGGACTCCGGCAGCAAAGTGGTGCAGGATGCCATCGGCAGTATCGAGCGTGTAGCCGGTGAAATCGAGCACTCAGGCCAAGTGGTGCAGCAACTGGAGCAAGACAGTGCCAGCATCAGCGTAGTACTGGATGTGATCCGCAATATTGCCGACCAAACCAACTTGCTGGCGCTGAACGCCGCTATTGAAGCTGCGCGTGCCGGTGAACAAGGTCGCGGCTTTGCCGTGGTAGCCGATGAAGTGCGTACCTTGGCACAGCGCACCCAAGATTCCACCGCCGAGATCCATAAGATTATCGAGGTGCTGCAATCGCGTGCCGCCGAAGCGGGTCAAGCGATGCAGGTAAGCCGTCAACAAATGCACACCAGTGTTGAGCAAGCGCGCAATGCCGGTGCTACCATCGAGCAAATTAACCAAGCGGTGGTGCGCATTTCTGATATGAACACGCAGATTGCCAGTGCCACCGAGCAGCAAAGCTCAGTGACCGATGAACTCAATCGCAGCATTGTGACCATTCACAATGCCTCCGATGAAGTGGCGCAAGGCGCTAACCAAACTGCGCAAGCCTGTGCCGAACTCAGCCAACTGGCGATTCACTTGCAGCAAGTGACTAACCGCTTTGCCGTGTAA
- a CDS encoding pirin family protein encodes MLHLRKSEQRGHANHGWLDTWHSFSFADYFDPSYMGFSALRVINEDFIDEGCGFPTHPHKDMEILTYVRQGRVAHKDSMGNATEVQAGEFQIMSAGTGIRHSEYNPSNDELLHLFQIWILPQQKGLEPRYAQRRFEPQSGPQLILSPDARDGSLQVFQDMQLWRWMLQQGEQATYTLLDNRRLWLQLVSGSLTVNGEQLENSDGLALWEENLLHISADSDSEFLLFDLP; translated from the coding sequence ATGTTACATCTGAGAAAAAGCGAGCAACGCGGTCATGCCAATCACGGCTGGCTAGATACCTGGCACAGCTTCTCTTTTGCTGATTACTTTGACCCCAGCTACATGGGCTTTTCGGCCCTACGGGTGATTAACGAAGATTTTATTGATGAAGGCTGCGGCTTTCCGACTCACCCGCACAAAGACATGGAGATTCTGACCTACGTCCGCCAAGGTCGGGTCGCCCATAAAGACAGCATGGGCAATGCCACTGAGGTGCAAGCGGGGGAATTCCAAATCATGAGCGCGGGGACCGGTATTCGCCACTCCGAATACAACCCGAGCAATGATGAGCTGCTGCACCTGTTCCAGATCTGGATCCTGCCGCAGCAAAAAGGGCTGGAGCCGCGCTATGCCCAGCGCCGTTTTGAGCCACAATCAGGGCCGCAATTGATCTTGTCACCGGATGCGCGCGATGGCTCGTTGCAGGTGTTTCAAGACATGCAGCTGTGGCGCTGGATGCTCCAGCAAGGTGAGCAAGCAACCTACACGCTGTTGGATAATCGCCGTTTATGGCTGCAACTGGTCAGTGGTAGCTTAACCGTCAATGGTGAACAGTTGGAAAACAGTGATGGGTTAGCGCTGTGGGAAGAAAATCTGCTGCACATCAGCGCCGACAGCGACAGTGAATTCCTGCTATTTGATTTGCCTTAA
- a CDS encoding M16 family metallopeptidase — MVQGYVRRHLARGMARVMAWLAAALMLVATQVAAEALQPDPAWLEGRLDNGLHWQILNTPQRPNDRIELRLLVRTGSLQERPEQAGYAHFLEHMAFNGTARFPEQAIRDLWQQAGLTFGDDLNASTEYDNTLYRISLPADKPQLLTPALTWLSDVAGGLSLQPAQVSAERGVILGESLTRDKNQRSAHQQWWDYQIKGSALAKHDPIGEAEVINSATRERLQAFYRQWYTPDAMTLLISGNVDARKVSSEVAHLFAPLQGKRSEAVPPAVLPPLAASPLQISAHKQLNNQLLLVWDSAWQPPQDSAALDALWLGDFVRGLIRQRLSDAISQHGSQPISLTLGCSVRYARESCALSVESDAEQRQKWLQFVATELARLRQHGVLPSELTLAHRLANDDLNRFYEQYARMTSGDFINQRLFALESGAPDLGPEQYRRLRATFLQNLSLERVNQELQRQLAIEPVLVLMQPHSEAAQSADSLMQAWRFLSAQPQAPLSRSESGAAAAQQMLATPAQIGQITEQQSWPQWKLSRALLSNGLSVLVRQDPQAKDRIYLRLRSRGGVRSLPVELLPASQLLGVWGAHGVGPLDRTQTQQFMDVNRLDMWPLLTLSQHGLGGSSDVEHLDAWLAMARQSLLAPKLDNQVLDDVRTQQASQLTQYLATAQGRFNQALDQHLFPHNRYAELPTPAQLKQVSLKQLQALHQIFISTMQDAELVVVGDVDPAKVFALAARYLGGIDLGGEPEWARYPFLLRQSKPLLRQDNPEDRTLVIESRLSVPAMQDDLAHRLAHDMLLRILQQRLENQLREALGLTYGVAVDMDYPSTDMQLNLLQIRVLVAPDKQEEAQEAIAEQLALLLDKGISEQEFTQARGQVATSLQDIWRQPAATVELLSQYRLAGYPLEEVMDVNQVLSGITEQTVRDLMLHYLRAPGQLSAVFAPPVAAKSK; from the coding sequence ATGGTACAGGGATATGTAAGGCGCCACCTTGCGCGTGGTATGGCGCGCGTGATGGCGTGGCTGGCGGCGGCGCTGATGCTGGTGGCTACGCAGGTGGCGGCCGAGGCGTTGCAACCGGATCCGGCTTGGTTGGAAGGGCGACTGGATAACGGCCTGCATTGGCAGATCTTAAATACCCCACAGCGGCCGAACGATCGCATCGAGTTGCGCTTGCTGGTGCGTACCGGCTCGCTACAAGAGCGCCCTGAGCAGGCCGGTTATGCTCATTTCCTGGAACACATGGCCTTTAACGGCACCGCCCGTTTCCCTGAGCAAGCCATTCGCGATCTCTGGCAGCAAGCTGGGTTGACCTTTGGCGATGACCTCAATGCCTCCACCGAATATGACAACACCCTGTACCGCATCAGTTTACCGGCCGATAAGCCGCAGTTGCTGACCCCGGCTCTGACTTGGCTCAGTGATGTCGCCGGTGGCCTGAGCTTGCAGCCGGCGCAGGTGTCGGCCGAGCGCGGGGTCATTTTGGGTGAGAGCCTGACCCGCGATAAGAATCAACGTTCGGCCCATCAGCAGTGGTGGGATTACCAAATCAAAGGCTCCGCGCTGGCCAAGCACGATCCGATTGGTGAAGCCGAGGTGATCAACAGTGCCACCCGTGAGCGTTTACAGGCCTTTTACCGTCAGTGGTACACCCCAGATGCGATGACGCTGCTGATCAGCGGCAATGTGGATGCGCGCAAGGTCAGCAGTGAAGTGGCGCATTTGTTTGCCCCTCTGCAGGGCAAGCGTAGCGAGGCCGTGCCACCGGCCGTGCTGCCGCCACTGGCGGCCAGCCCACTGCAAATCAGCGCGCACAAGCAATTGAACAACCAATTGCTGTTGGTGTGGGACAGCGCGTGGCAGCCGCCACAAGACAGCGCCGCGTTAGATGCGTTGTGGTTGGGGGATTTTGTGCGCGGTTTGATCCGCCAGCGCCTGAGCGATGCCATCAGCCAGCATGGCAGTCAGCCGATCAGTTTAACCTTGGGCTGCAGTGTGCGTTATGCGCGCGAGTCGTGCGCGCTGAGCGTGGAAAGCGATGCCGAGCAGCGGCAAAAGTGGCTGCAATTTGTGGCCACCGAGTTGGCTCGTTTGCGTCAGCACGGGGTGTTACCTAGCGAGCTGACTTTAGCGCATCGCTTGGCCAATGACGATCTCAACCGCTTTTACGAGCAATACGCCCGCATGACCAGCGGCGATTTTATTAATCAGCGTCTGTTTGCTCTCGAGTCGGGGGCGCCAGATCTGGGACCGGAGCAGTATCGCCGTTTACGCGCCACCTTCTTGCAAAACTTAAGTTTAGAGCGGGTGAATCAAGAGCTGCAGCGTCAGCTGGCGATCGAGCCGGTCTTGGTGCTGATGCAACCGCACAGTGAAGCGGCGCAATCCGCTGATAGCCTGATGCAGGCCTGGCGCTTTTTGTCCGCACAGCCGCAAGCGCCGTTGAGTCGCAGCGAATCGGGTGCCGCCGCCGCGCAGCAAATGTTGGCTACGCCAGCACAGATCGGCCAGATCACCGAGCAGCAAAGCTGGCCGCAGTGGAAACTGAGTCGCGCGTTGCTGAGTAACGGCTTATCGGTGCTGGTCCGCCAAGACCCGCAAGCTAAAGACCGCATTTATCTGCGTTTACGCTCGCGTGGCGGTGTGCGTTCACTGCCGGTGGAGCTGCTGCCTGCCAGTCAATTGCTCGGCGTGTGGGGCGCGCACGGTGTCGGGCCGTTAGATCGTACCCAAACGCAGCAGTTTATGGATGTGAACCGTTTAGACATGTGGCCACTGCTCACCCTGAGCCAGCATGGGTTGGGTGGCTCGTCAGATGTTGAACACCTCGATGCTTGGTTGGCGATGGCGCGCCAGAGCTTACTGGCGCCGAAGCTGGATAATCAGGTGCTGGACGATGTGCGCACTCAGCAAGCCAGTCAGTTGACCCAGTATCTGGCCACCGCGCAAGGGCGTTTTAATCAGGCGCTGGATCAACATCTGTTCCCGCATAACCGCTATGCCGAGTTACCAACGCCGGCGCAGCTCAAGCAAGTTTCGCTGAAACAGCTGCAGGCGCTGCACCAGATCTTTATCTCGACGATGCAAGATGCCGAGCTGGTCGTGGTGGGCGATGTGGATCCGGCCAAGGTGTTTGCGCTGGCCGCGCGTTATTTAGGCGGCATTGATTTGGGCGGCGAGCCGGAGTGGGCGCGTTATCCGTTCTTACTGCGCCAGAGTAAACCGCTGTTGCGGCAAGACAACCCAGAAGATCGCACCTTGGTTATCGAGTCGCGCTTGTCAGTGCCGGCGATGCAAGATGATTTAGCCCACCGCTTGGCGCACGATATGCTGCTGCGTATTTTGCAGCAACGTCTGGAGAATCAACTGCGCGAAGCCTTGGGGCTCACTTATGGTGTGGCGGTGGACATGGATTACCCCAGCACCGACATGCAGCTGAATCTGCTACAAATTCGGGTGCTGGTGGCACCGGACAAGCAAGAAGAAGCGCAAGAGGCGATAGCCGAGCAGCTGGCTTTGCTGCTGGATAAAGGGATCAGTGAGCAAGAGTTCACCCAGGCGCGCGGCCAAGTGGCGACCTCGTTGCAAGATATCTGGCGGCAACCTGCTGCTACGGTGGAGCTGCTCAGTCAGTACCGCTTAGCCGGTTATCCGTTAGAGGAGGTGATGGACGTCAATCAGGTACTCAGTGGCATTACCGAACAGACGGTGCGCGATCTGATGCTGCATTACCTGCGTGCACCGGGTCAGCTAAGTGCGGTGTTCGCGCCGCCGGTGGCCGCCAAGTCAAAATGA
- a CDS encoding methyl-accepting chemotaxis protein has product MLFKHLSIGKKLTAAFSLLCLLIIGIGLFSLLQFTRLNAESLDLTDNVMPSIRVAARISDEVGNFRRYELGMFLVNDDPSRNAEYQRVLQNLPSQVDGALTEYGPLVYSDHERQTYNNIKNEWLAYLGLHRQVMDMLNRGEVQQARHFFLTQGIPAYQKLNTQTTELMNINQAYAVEGRQMAENVFSSAKLSIFICIAVAIVLVVVFANILTRQIRDPLLLLVDQAKQIAGGNLARGALCDYLDSGKMANDEIGQLAKAIRQMKEGLHQLVNEITSSVSQLSTAVEEVSAIAEQSSHGMQQQQSEVSQLATAMNEMQSTVMEVSRNTTDAASAAHDASESSGSGSKVVHSAIHSIEAVAQEIEHSGQVVQQLEQDSASISVVLDVIRNIADQTNLLALNAAIEAARAGEQGRGFAVVADEVRTLAQRTQDSTAEINKIIEVLQSRAAEAGQAMQISRQQMQTSVEQARNAGATIEQINQAVIRISDMNTQIASATEEQNSVTEELNRSIVNIHNASDEVAQGANQTAQACAELSQLAVHLQQMTNRFAL; this is encoded by the coding sequence ATGTTATTTAAGCATCTTTCCATCGGCAAAAAGCTGACTGCGGCGTTCTCGCTGTTATGTCTGCTGATTATCGGTATCGGCCTGTTTTCCTTACTGCAGTTCACTCGGCTGAATGCTGAATCACTGGATTTGACTGACAATGTCATGCCAAGTATCCGCGTGGCAGCCCGAATCAGTGATGAAGTGGGTAATTTCCGCCGCTATGAATTGGGCATGTTCTTGGTCAATGACGATCCAAGCCGCAATGCCGAATATCAGCGAGTGCTGCAAAATCTGCCGTCTCAAGTTGATGGTGCGCTGACCGAATATGGCCCGCTGGTCTACAGTGACCACGAACGTCAGACCTATAACAACATTAAAAATGAATGGTTGGCCTATCTGGGTCTGCACCGTCAGGTGATGGATATGTTAAACCGTGGCGAGGTTCAACAAGCACGCCACTTCTTCCTGACCCAAGGGATCCCTGCTTATCAGAAGCTGAATACCCAAACCACCGAGCTGATGAACATCAACCAAGCCTATGCGGTTGAAGGCCGTCAGATGGCGGAAAATGTGTTTAGTTCAGCCAAACTGAGCATCTTCATCTGCATCGCGGTGGCGATTGTTCTGGTGGTGGTTTTCGCTAACATCCTGACGCGTCAAATTCGCGATCCACTGCTGTTGCTGGTTGATCAAGCCAAACAGATTGCTGGCGGTAACTTGGCACGTGGCGCACTGTGTGACTATCTGGACTCCGGCAAAATGGCCAACGATGAAATCGGTCAGTTAGCCAAAGCGATTCGCCAGATGAAAGAAGGTCTGCACCAGCTGGTGAACGAAATCACCTCCTCAGTATCGCAGCTGAGCACTGCGGTGGAAGAAGTGAGCGCGATTGCCGAGCAGTCGTCACACGGTATGCAGCAGCAGCAAAGCGAAGTGTCGCAGCTGGCAACGGCGATGAACGAGATGCAATCCACCGTGATGGAAGTGTCCCGTAACACCACCGATGCCGCCTCAGCGGCGCACGATGCCTCCGAGTCTTCTGGCTCTGGTAGCAAAGTGGTGCACAGCGCGATCCACAGCATTGAAGCAGTGGCGCAAGAAATCGAACATTCTGGCCAAGTGGTACAGCAACTGGAGCAAGACAGTGCCAGCATCAGCGTGGTGTTGGACGTGATCCGCAACATTGCTGACCAAACCAACTTGCTGGCGCTGAACGCCGCTATTGAAGCTGCGCGTGCCGGTGAACAAGGTCGTGGCTTTGCGGTGGTCGCCGATGAAGTGCGTACCTTGGCGCAGCGTACCCAAGACTCGACGGCTGAAATCAACAAGATCATCGAAGTGTTGCAATCCCGTGCTGCCGAAGCCGGTCAAGCGATGCAGATCAGCCGTCAGCAGATGCAAACCAGCGTTGAGCAAGCGCGCAATGCCGGTGCCACTATCGAGCAGATCAATCAGGCGGTGATCCGGATTTCCGACATGAACACCCAGATTGCCAGCGCCACCGAAGAACAAAACTCTGTGACCGAAGAGCTGAACCGCAGCATCGTGAATATTCACAATGCCTCGGATGAAGTGGCGCAAGGCGCTAACCAAACGGCGCAAGCTTGTGCTGAGCTGAGCCAGTTGGCGGTACATCTGCAACAGATGACCAATCGCTTCGCCCTGTAA
- a CDS encoding OmpA family protein, producing the protein MMPLQRTGSHRWWLGCVMSTLVALPVSRALADVPVLFQVHEEVISRGYQMPIAGPYPAQVIPADCEQYLQHNQFDVLGVDPVHFAFNRSELNPRDQAIVRCVARVMQQSDLRVGLVGHTDSIGSAAFNQGLGMRRSQSTARSLLNNSAPASQIGPLRSAGESEPVATNSTAAGRAQNRRVQFVIE; encoded by the coding sequence ATGATGCCATTGCAACGAACTGGGTCACACAGATGGTGGCTGGGCTGTGTCATGAGCACCTTGGTGGCGCTACCGGTGAGCCGCGCGTTGGCGGATGTTCCGGTGCTGTTTCAGGTCCATGAGGAAGTGATCTCGCGCGGTTATCAGATGCCGATTGCTGGCCCCTATCCGGCGCAGGTGATCCCCGCGGATTGCGAGCAGTATTTGCAACATAACCAGTTTGATGTGCTGGGGGTCGATCCGGTGCATTTTGCCTTTAATCGCAGCGAGCTTAACCCGCGCGATCAGGCGATCGTGCGCTGTGTGGCGCGCGTGATGCAGCAAAGCGATCTGCGTGTGGGCTTGGTCGGGCATACCGACAGCATTGGTAGCGCTGCCTTTAACCAAGGGCTCGGGATGCGTCGTTCGCAATCGACCGCCCGCAGTTTGCTGAATAACAGCGCGCCGGCCTCGCAAATTGGCCCACTGCGCAGTGCTGGGGAAAGTGAGCCGGTCGCCACCAACAGCACCGCCGCCGGACGCGCACAGAACCGACGTGTTCAGTTTGTCATTGAGTAA